A DNA window from Bacillus andreraoultii contains the following coding sequences:
- a CDS encoding cation diffusion facilitator family transporter produces MIKLIIRKFIKNHENVSDGNVRKSYGILSGVLGIICNIILFAVKLITGLFMNSIAIISDAFNNLTDSGSSLITIFGANLSSKPPDKEHPYGHGRYEYIASLIVSFIIFGVGIELFRSSLSKIVHPEKVELTALSLIILACSVLLKLWMYVYNRYIGNLINSSMNRATAKDSLNDAIATTGVILGTIIGVFVNFPVDGILGLVISGLIMYTGFITAKDSVDFLLGMSPDPELMNRIQLIVDNYNEPINYVHDLKIHDYGPGRQMASMHVVVPPQMTVAEAHYIVHDLELKIEEELGIDIVIHIDPAKDIDENPEIYKKHKPKLYKQTR; encoded by the coding sequence ATGATAAAGCTAATTATAAGAAAGTTTATTAAAAACCATGAAAACGTTAGTGATGGAAATGTACGAAAGAGTTATGGAATTTTATCTGGTGTGCTAGGAATTATTTGTAATATTATCCTCTTTGCTGTCAAATTAATTACAGGGTTATTTATGAATAGTATCGCTATCATTTCAGATGCATTTAACAACTTAACTGATTCCGGGAGTTCGTTAATAACGATATTCGGTGCTAACCTAAGCAGTAAACCACCTGATAAAGAACATCCGTATGGGCATGGTAGATACGAGTATATTGCCTCACTCATCGTATCCTTCATTATTTTTGGCGTAGGAATAGAATTGTTCCGCAGTTCATTAAGTAAAATCGTCCATCCAGAAAAGGTAGAGTTAACTGCTCTATCACTCATCATTTTAGCATGCTCAGTTCTTTTAAAACTTTGGATGTATGTTTATAACCGTTATATCGGGAATTTAATTAATTCAAGTATGAATCGAGCGACGGCGAAAGATAGTTTAAATGATGCGATTGCGACTACCGGTGTGATTTTAGGTACGATTATCGGTGTATTTGTAAATTTTCCAGTTGATGGTATTTTAGGTTTAGTTATTTCTGGATTAATTATGTACACTGGTTTTATTACGGCAAAAGATTCAGTCGACTTTTTACTTGGAATGTCTCCAGATCCTGAATTAATGAATCGTATTCAACTGATTGTGGATAACTATAATGAACCGATTAATTATGTTCATGATTTAAAAATTCATGATTATGGACCTGGAAGACAGATGGCATCGATGCATGTCGTTGTCCCTCCGCAAATGACGGTCGCAGAGGCACATTATATTGTTCATGATTTGGAACTGAAAATAGAAGAGGAATTAGGAATTGACATCGTTATTCATATTGACCCAGCGAAAGATATTGATGAAAACCCTGAGATTTACAAAAAACATAAGCCAAAATTATATAAACAAACGCGCTAA
- the proV gene encoding glycine betaine/L-proline ABC transporter ATP-binding protein ProV encodes MSEVKIEVRNVTKIFGKSPRQALEMLDSGISKKEILAKTGMTVGVNQADFKVYEGEIFVIMGLSGSGKSTLVRMINRLIEPSAGNVFIDGQDIVKLNAKELREVRRKKLSMVFQQFALFPHRTVLSNVMYGLETRGADKQMQMEKAQEALKQVGLEGYENSYPKELSGGMQQRVGLARALANDPDVLLMDEAFSALDPLIRKDMQNELLNLQDKLKKTIVFITHDLNEALRLGDRIALMRDGSIVQIGTAEEILTNPANEYVERFVEDVDFSKVLTAGHVMKQPESIRIDRGPRVALKIMRDAGISSVYVVDKKDLLLGAITAQDASEAIKSGQSLEEAMTREIETVHPDTLLDDLLDKTATATIPVAVVDEDHRLKGIIVRGAVLAALSGNGTHLNGKEEE; translated from the coding sequence ATGAGTGAAGTAAAAATAGAGGTTCGTAATGTTACAAAGATATTTGGTAAATCTCCTCGTCAAGCCTTAGAAATGTTAGATAGTGGAATATCAAAGAAAGAAATATTGGCGAAAACAGGAATGACTGTTGGAGTGAATCAAGCTGATTTTAAAGTTTATGAAGGGGAAATTTTTGTCATCATGGGTTTATCAGGGAGTGGTAAATCTACATTAGTTCGAATGATTAATAGATTGATTGAACCATCAGCAGGAAATGTGTTCATTGATGGTCAGGATATTGTGAAATTAAACGCAAAAGAATTAAGAGAAGTACGAAGAAAAAAGTTAAGTATGGTTTTCCAACAATTTGCTCTATTTCCTCACCGAACTGTCCTTAGTAATGTGATGTATGGACTTGAAACTCGTGGTGCAGATAAACAAATGCAGATGGAAAAGGCACAAGAGGCACTTAAGCAAGTCGGACTAGAAGGTTATGAAAATAGTTACCCGAAAGAGCTTAGTGGGGGAATGCAGCAACGGGTTGGATTAGCGAGAGCATTGGCAAATGATCCAGATGTATTACTTATGGACGAAGCCTTTAGTGCATTAGATCCTTTAATACGGAAAGATATGCAAAATGAATTACTTAATTTACAAGATAAATTGAAGAAGACAATTGTTTTTATTACACATGATTTGAACGAAGCATTACGATTAGGAGACCGGATTGCGTTGATGCGCGACGGAAGTATCGTTCAAATCGGGACAGCAGAAGAGATTTTAACAAATCCAGCAAATGAATATGTAGAACGGTTTGTTGAAGATGTTGATTTTTCTAAAGTTTTAACTGCAGGTCATGTAATGAAACAGCCGGAGTCAATTCGAATTGATCGCGGTCCACGTGTTGCTCTTAAAATTATGAGAGATGCCGGAATATCAAGTGTTTATGTCGTTGATAAAAAAGATTTATTATTAGGTGCAATTACTGCGCAAGATGCTTCCGAGGCAATAAAAAGTGGTCAATCATTGGAAGAAGCGATGACGCGGGAAATTGAAACGGTTCATCCAGATACACTATTGGATGATTTACTAGATAAAACAGCTACGGCAACGATACCTGTAGCTGTCGTTGATGAGGACCACCGTTTAAAAGGAATTATTGTACGTGGCGCTGTATTAGCGGCGTTGTCAGGAAACGGTACTCATCTGAACGGAAAAGAGGAGGAATAA
- the cyoE gene encoding heme o synthase, which produces MEKREALTNRELLQTTFLERVSIRQFIIDLKYLLKGKVLVANVLPVFTAYWLSLYFAGERFNEHWSLFLLTMIGSTLVISGALIINNWYEVDLDSKMIRTQKRPTVTGHFSMKSVLWSGIITTIIGLVVMLMTTLEAAVYSFLGWFVYVVLYTFWSKRKYTLNTVIGSVSGAFTPLIGWAVVKPANHVVPIVLFTILFIWQIPHTLAVAMKRFEDYKAAGVPMLPVVCGMDVAKRQNLLYIICLLPIPFLLFHIFGPILVIVSTILTIGWIVLAFRGFHTKNVEKWAQMNLIYSLNYLTWLSVTMILLTL; this is translated from the coding sequence ATGGAGAAGAGAGAGGCGCTTACGAATCGAGAATTGTTACAAACCACTTTCTTAGAACGTGTTTCAATACGGCAATTTATAATCGATCTTAAATATTTGTTGAAAGGGAAAGTTTTGGTCGCAAATGTCCTCCCTGTATTTACAGCTTATTGGTTATCGCTTTATTTTGCCGGTGAACGGTTTAATGAACATTGGTCACTCTTTCTGTTAACGATGATTGGTAGTACACTCGTTATTTCAGGGGCTTTAATTATTAATAATTGGTATGAAGTAGATTTAGATAGCAAAATGATACGGACACAGAAACGTCCAACAGTAACTGGTCATTTCTCAATGAAATCTGTTTTATGGTCGGGTATTATTACAACAATTATCGGTCTCGTTGTGATGTTAATGACAACATTGGAAGCGGCAGTTTACTCCTTTTTAGGTTGGTTCGTTTATGTTGTTTTGTATACATTTTGGTCAAAAAGGAAATATACATTAAATACAGTGATTGGTAGTGTATCAGGAGCGTTTACTCCACTTATTGGGTGGGCTGTAGTGAAACCAGCCAACCATGTTGTTCCAATTGTCCTTTTTACTATTTTATTCATTTGGCAAATACCCCATACGTTAGCTGTCGCAATGAAGCGGTTTGAGGACTATAAAGCAGCTGGTGTACCAATGTTGCCAGTCGTATGTGGAATGGACGTAGCAAAACGCCAAAATTTGCTTTATATTATTTGCCTTTTACCGATTCCATTTTTATTATTTCATATATTCGGACCCATCTTAGTAATTGTCTCAACCATCCTTACGATTGGCTGGATTGTATTAGCTTTCAGAGGCTTTCATACGAAGAATGTAGAAAAATGGGCACAAATGAATTTAATTTATTCGTTAAATTATTTAACATGGCTATCCGTTACAATGATTTTATTAACTCTATAA
- a CDS encoding DMT family transporter has protein sequence MSTERFFTHPLGILFSAVFATLLWGSAFPFIKLSYNLLSIGSNDIGEQLLFAGYRFFLAGVLVLLFFIMMKKPMKFQRKTFIPVLKIGVFQTFLQYVLFYIGLALSTGIQGSIIAGTTSFFQMILAHVMYTDDKLTKEKLLGLVAGFSGVIVVNLQKGASDIHFGLGEILLLLAMLVSGFGNILAKEGARKMEVGYLTAYQMIFGAIGLLIIGMIQVGMFPFHFTLKSILILLYLSFLSAAGFVLWNNVMKYNAVGKVSIYLFLTPVFGVFLSSALLGERIHSLVLIGLALVAAGIIIVNRTPHLHPKGQNNRPNM, from the coding sequence ATGTCAACTGAACGTTTTTTCACCCACCCACTAGGTATTCTATTTTCCGCAGTTTTTGCCACGCTTTTATGGGGAAGCGCCTTTCCTTTTATCAAACTTAGTTACAATCTTTTAAGTATTGGTTCAAATGATATTGGAGAGCAACTTTTGTTCGCAGGATATCGCTTTTTTCTAGCAGGAGTACTCGTTCTTTTATTTTTCATAATGATGAAGAAACCTATGAAATTTCAACGTAAAACTTTTATCCCTGTATTAAAAATTGGTGTTTTCCAAACATTTTTGCAGTATGTACTTTTCTACATTGGACTTGCATTGTCAACGGGTATTCAAGGATCAATCATTGCAGGAACTACTTCCTTTTTCCAAATGATTCTCGCACATGTCATGTACACAGATGACAAATTAACAAAGGAAAAACTACTTGGACTCGTTGCAGGATTTTCGGGTGTCATTGTTGTAAATTTACAAAAAGGTGCATCTGATATCCATTTCGGATTAGGTGAAATTTTATTATTACTCGCGATGCTTGTTAGTGGATTCGGGAATATATTAGCTAAAGAAGGCGCTAGAAAAATGGAAGTAGGTTATTTAACTGCTTATCAAATGATTTTTGGTGCGATTGGACTTTTAATCATTGGAATGATTCAAGTTGGAATGTTTCCGTTTCATTTTACTTTAAAATCCATCCTTATTCTTTTATATTTATCATTTTTATCGGCTGCTGGCTTTGTTCTGTGGAATAATGTGATGAAATATAATGCTGTAGGAAAAGTGTCGATTTATTTATTCCTTACGCCTGTCTTTGGAGTCTTTTTGTCCTCTGCCTTATTAGGTGAAAGAATTCACTCTCTTGTTCTTATCGGATTGGCACTCGTCGCTGCAGGAATTATTATCGTTAACAGAACTCCACATTTACATCCAAAAGGTCAAAATAATCGTCCTAATATGTAG
- a CDS encoding TetR/AcrR family transcriptional regulator, producing MNERKKQVILKAHQLFIDKGFHATSINDILEYSGISKGTFYNYFSSKNELLMELFKINYTQLEKKRNELLIGQDPSDINIFIKQIEMQIVMNRKNKLISLFEEIVASHDEELKQFFNSGQLRILKWIYNRFIDLFGDNKKPYLLDCAIMFTGILNKNLNYYSLAYEESSKVRIQDVIRYSLNRIIQIVREVEITNESLFSPHLLEQWLPESSMNRMDDQQLLYRTILAMKKSVMTQKDKTHFIELLDFIYEELVVEDEPRFFLVSIALEKLKEESSTLNLKEIKQLEDIITIRIEKGKK from the coding sequence ATGAATGAGCGCAAAAAACAGGTCATTTTAAAGGCTCATCAATTATTTATAGACAAAGGTTTTCACGCTACATCAATTAATGACATTTTAGAATATAGTGGCATCTCAAAAGGTACGTTTTATAACTACTTCTCGTCAAAAAATGAATTGTTAATGGAACTTTTTAAAATTAATTATACACAGCTTGAAAAAAAGCGAAATGAACTATTAATTGGTCAAGATCCTTCTGATATCAATATTTTTATCAAACAAATCGAAATGCAAATTGTTATGAATCGAAAAAATAAACTAATTTCCCTGTTTGAAGAAATTGTTGCCTCTCATGATGAGGAATTAAAGCAATTTTTCAACAGTGGTCAGTTACGTATTTTGAAATGGATTTACAATCGTTTCATTGATTTATTTGGTGATAACAAAAAGCCGTACTTACTAGACTGCGCAATTATGTTTACCGGTATTTTGAACAAGAATTTAAATTATTATTCTTTAGCTTACGAAGAATCAAGTAAAGTCCGTATTCAAGATGTCATTCGTTACAGTTTAAATCGAATTATCCAGATTGTAAGAGAAGTTGAGATAACGAACGAATCATTATTTTCTCCTCATTTATTGGAACAATGGCTTCCAGAATCAAGTATGAATCGGATGGATGACCAGCAACTTCTATATCGAACGATTTTAGCGATGAAGAAATCTGTCATGACGCAGAAGGATAAGACTCATTTTATAGAATTACTAGATTTTATTTATGAGGAGCTTGTAGTAGAGGATGAACCTCGTTTTTTTCTCGTATCAATTGCGTTAGAGAAACTGAAAGAAGAAAGTAGTACATTAAATTTAAAGGAAATTAAACAATTAGAGGATATTATTACAATCCGTATAGAAAAAGGAAAGAAGTAA
- a CDS encoding MDR family MFS transporter: MDEVHSKRPPYGIIAILMVGAFISFLNNTFLNVALPSIMKDLDVKMSTVQWLSTGFMLVNGIMIPTTAFLIQKYSVRNLFLTAVGLFTAGTVIGAISPTFAILLLARMTQASGSAILMPLLMNVMLVSFPISKRGAAMGTLGLILTFAPAIGPTLSGWIVEHFNWRALFYLIAPIAVAVLILGFFLLKDKKEKVNMHIDFLSLVLSTFGFGGLLYGFSTAGNSGWNNWQVYVSLVIGIITLIIFIFRQNKLTQPMLNFHVFKFPMFSLASVITMVVNMALFSGFMLLPIYTQSIIGLSPMKSGLVLLPGAIINGLMSPITGRMFDKVGGRILAVTGLTILTVTTFFFSKLSFDTTFTHVAILHVCRMFGMSMIMMPTSTNGLNQLPPRLYPHGTAMNNTLNQVSGAIGTAFLITIMSTRQESHAQELMKAAMTKANGALTPEQIGHIQLEALLEGINHTFLISTFIIFVALILACFIQRATPSEEGGKKEKMKKTLKNTAMEH, translated from the coding sequence ATGGATGAAGTACACTCTAAGCGTCCGCCATATGGAATTATCGCCATTTTAATGGTGGGTGCTTTTATTTCTTTTTTAAATAATACATTTTTAAACGTTGCCCTTCCATCAATTATGAAAGATTTAGATGTGAAAATGTCAACGGTACAGTGGTTGTCTACAGGATTTATGTTAGTTAATGGGATAATGATTCCAACCACTGCATTTCTTATTCAAAAGTATTCTGTTCGGAACTTATTTTTAACAGCAGTTGGACTTTTCACTGCTGGTACAGTTATTGGAGCAATCTCTCCTACGTTTGCCATATTATTATTAGCGCGGATGACACAAGCCTCTGGTTCCGCCATTCTTATGCCACTATTAATGAACGTCATGTTAGTAAGTTTTCCTATTTCTAAAAGAGGGGCAGCAATGGGAACGCTTGGGCTTATTCTTACATTTGCTCCAGCGATTGGTCCTACTTTGTCTGGCTGGATTGTTGAACACTTTAACTGGCGTGCACTTTTCTATTTAATTGCACCAATTGCAGTGGCTGTTCTAATTTTAGGCTTCTTCCTATTAAAAGATAAGAAGGAAAAAGTAAATATGCACATCGATTTCCTATCACTTGTCCTATCTACCTTTGGCTTTGGTGGATTATTATATGGATTTAGTACTGCGGGAAATTCAGGTTGGAATAACTGGCAAGTATATGTGAGCCTTGTAATTGGTATAATCACATTAATCATCTTTATATTTAGACAGAACAAACTTACACAACCGATGCTTAACTTCCATGTTTTTAAGTTTCCAATGTTCTCATTAGCATCTGTTATTACAATGGTTGTAAATATGGCGTTATTTTCTGGATTTATGCTTTTACCGATTTACACGCAATCCATTATCGGATTATCTCCAATGAAATCGGGACTCGTTTTATTACCAGGTGCAATTATTAACGGACTAATGTCACCTATTACAGGAAGAATGTTTGATAAAGTGGGTGGGCGTATTTTAGCTGTTACTGGGTTAACGATTCTTACGGTTACGACATTTTTCTTTAGTAAATTATCATTTGATACAACATTTACACATGTTGCGATTCTCCATGTTTGTCGAATGTTTGGTATGTCGATGATTATGATGCCAACTTCAACAAATGGACTTAACCAATTACCACCACGTTTGTATCCTCATGGTACAGCGATGAACAATACATTAAACCAAGTATCTGGTGCGATTGGTACAGCATTTTTAATAACGATTATGTCCACTCGTCAAGAAAGTCATGCACAGGAATTAATGAAAGCAGCGATGACAAAGGCAAATGGTGCATTAACTCCCGAACAAATCGGACATATTCAATTAGAAGCATTGCTTGAAGGGATTAATCATACATTTTTAATCTCTACCTTTATTATTTTCGTTGCTTTAATTCTCGCCTGCTTCATTCAACGGGCAACACCGAGCGAAGAAGGTGGAAAAAAAGAAAAGATGAAAAAAACATTAAAAAATACGGCAATGGAACATTAA
- a CDS encoding DUF2187 family protein, whose product MDQETKIQEEKNVNVKKAKVGDMIEVKRGQHKGKTGEVLIVRDNSVIIQMGISKKTGEPVKTVVNHKNYKRVI is encoded by the coding sequence ATGGACCAAGAAACAAAAATTCAAGAAGAAAAAAATGTGAACGTAAAAAAAGCGAAAGTTGGTGATATGATTGAGGTGAAAAGGGGTCAGCATAAAGGAAAAACTGGAGAAGTGTTAATCGTTCGGGATAATTCGGTGATTATCCAAATGGGGATTAGTAAAAAAACGGGAGAACCAGTGAAAACAGTAGTGAACCATAAAAATTATAAACGAGTAATATAA
- a CDS encoding DMT family transporter: MSGKLKMTLAMLIFGSIGLFVKNIDLSSSEIALFRGIISSLFLIAISFLLKKNLRFRTTKKNIILLLFSGAAIGFNWIFLFEAYRYTTISNATLSYYFAPIFVMLLAPFILKEQLTLGKVGSIVTAMVGLFLIVGTDSSSNSEYHHVTGIMYGLLAAAFYASVILMNKFIKNLSDYEATVAQLGLASIVLLPYVLFNESFNLTTLNTTSILFILIVGVIHTGLAYVFYFSAIKELNGHAIAIFSYIDPISAVMMAAIFLSESMSAAQVIGGVFILGSTYLSERKGIKLFKRERNSIQR; encoded by the coding sequence ATGTCTGGAAAATTAAAGATGACACTAGCGATGCTAATCTTTGGTAGTATCGGTTTATTTGTAAAAAATATTGATTTATCTTCGAGTGAAATTGCTTTATTTCGAGGAATAATCAGTAGTCTTTTTTTAATCGCCATAAGTTTTTTATTAAAAAAGAATCTACGCTTTCGTACAACGAAAAAAAATATCATTCTACTCTTATTTTCTGGTGCAGCGATTGGCTTTAATTGGATTTTTTTATTTGAAGCCTACCGATATACAACCATTTCAAATGCAACATTAAGTTATTATTTTGCACCCATTTTTGTCATGCTGCTCGCTCCATTTATTTTAAAGGAGCAACTAACGCTAGGGAAAGTAGGAAGTATTGTTACAGCGATGGTCGGGCTTTTCCTTATCGTTGGTACCGATAGTAGTTCAAATAGTGAGTATCATCATGTTACCGGAATTATGTACGGTTTATTAGCAGCAGCCTTTTATGCAAGTGTTATCTTAATGAATAAATTTATTAAAAACTTATCTGATTACGAGGCAACAGTTGCTCAGTTAGGGTTGGCATCTATTGTGTTGTTGCCATATGTTTTATTTAATGAGTCTTTTAATTTAACTACATTAAATACTACATCGATTTTATTTATTCTCATTGTTGGCGTTATTCACACAGGGCTTGCTTATGTTTTTTATTTTTCTGCAATAAAGGAATTAAATGGACACGCGATTGCAATTTTTAGCTATATAGATCCAATTTCTGCAGTAATGATGGCTGCTATATTTTTAAGTGAAAGTATGAGTGCAGCACAAGTAATTGGTGGTGTGTTCATATTAGGTTCGACCTACTTGAGTGAAAGAAAGGGAATCAAACTCTTTAAAAGGGAGAGAAACAGCATCCAGAGATAG
- a CDS encoding ABC transporter permease translates to MDIPKLPLAEWIETLVSFMQDAFEPFFDFITDSIGGFVDFIVLALSAVPPLILILIISAIAYWFCKWGVGLFSLIGLYLIYNLGYWEPMIDTLALVLTSVMISIIIGVPIGIWMSQSNRVQAVLTPILDFMQTMPAFVYLIPSILFFGIGLVPGIISSVIFAMPPTIRLTNLGIRQVPKDLVEAADAFGSTSWQKLYKVQLPLATSTIFAGVNQSIMLSLSMVVIASLVGAPGLGSDVYRAVTQIKVGIGFEAGLSIVILAIILDRISQNMKHKKN, encoded by the coding sequence ATGGATATACCAAAATTACCTCTTGCAGAATGGATTGAAACATTAGTTTCATTTATGCAAGATGCGTTCGAACCATTTTTTGATTTTATAACAGACAGTATTGGTGGATTTGTCGATTTTATCGTGCTCGCTTTATCAGCAGTTCCACCTTTAATATTAATATTAATTATTTCTGCTATTGCTTACTGGTTTTGTAAATGGGGAGTTGGACTATTTTCGTTAATTGGTCTTTATCTTATTTACAACTTAGGGTATTGGGAACCGATGATTGATACATTAGCGCTCGTCTTAACATCAGTTATGATCTCTATCATTATTGGTGTACCAATTGGCATATGGATGTCACAAAGTAATCGGGTGCAAGCAGTGTTGACACCAATATTAGACTTTATGCAAACAATGCCTGCCTTCGTTTATTTAATTCCATCAATTTTATTTTTTGGTATTGGGCTTGTTCCAGGAATTATCTCATCAGTCATTTTCGCAATGCCACCAACTATCCGGTTAACAAATTTAGGGATTCGTCAAGTACCGAAAGATTTAGTTGAAGCAGCAGATGCCTTTGGTTCTACGTCTTGGCAAAAGTTATATAAAGTACAATTGCCGTTAGCTACCTCGACAATTTTCGCAGGGGTGAACCAAAGTATTATGCTTTCCTTATCTATGGTTGTAATTGCATCACTTGTTGGTGCCCCAGGATTAGGGTCAGATGTTTATCGAGCAGTGACACAAATTAAAGTAGGGATTGGTTTTGAAGCTGGTCTATCCATTGTTATTTTAGCTATTATTTTAGACCGGATTTCTCAAAATATGAAACATAAAAAAAATTAA